One Bacteroidales bacterium genomic region harbors:
- a CDS encoding DUF4835 family protein: protein MKHFLLFILIIFVFLSSKSQELMCNVQVNSSQVQASDRTVFENLQTSIYEFMNNRRWTNYEFKVEERIECSILINVSTWDNMESFSGTIQVQSRRPAYNSSYSTTLLNYQDKDFTFKFVSGQPLDYIENTFTSNLTSVLAFYAYIIIGMDFDSFEEMGGSQFYEKALSIVNAAQSNNADKGWKAAESQRNRYWIIENILNGSYSDFRKSIFYYHLEGIDLLASDINKGRAGVMEGITLLQKAYRQKPGLFIINLYMLAKTDELVNIFTPAPMVEKTKAVNILKSIDPVNSNKYNKILESK from the coding sequence ATGAAACATTTTCTTCTTTTTATATTAATAATATTTGTTTTTTTATCCTCAAAATCGCAGGAATTAATGTGTAATGTTCAGGTTAATTCAAGTCAGGTGCAAGCTAGCGACAGAACTGTTTTTGAAAATTTGCAAACATCTATTTATGAATTTATGAATAATCGTAGATGGACAAATTATGAATTTAAAGTAGAAGAGCGTATAGAATGTTCAATTTTAATAAATGTGAGCACTTGGGATAATATGGAGAGTTTTTCTGGAACAATTCAAGTTCAATCTCGAAGACCTGCTTATAACTCGTCATATAGCACTACTCTCCTAAATTATCAAGATAAAGATTTTACATTTAAGTTTGTTTCTGGGCAGCCATTGGATTATATAGAAAATACTTTTACGTCTAATCTCACGTCAGTTTTAGCTTTTTACGCTTATATTATAATAGGAATGGATTTCGATTCTTTTGAAGAGATGGGTGGAAGCCAGTTTTATGAAAAAGCTCTATCAATTGTTAATGCAGCTCAAAGCAATAATGCTGATAAAGGCTGGAAAGCTGCTGAAAGTCAAAGGAACAGATATTGGATTATTGAAAATATTTTGAATGGTTCATATTCTGATTTTAGAAAAAGTATTTTTTATTACCATTTAGAAGGCATTGATTTATTGGCTTCAGATATTAATAAAGGGCGTGCAGGAGTTATGGAAGGTATAACATTGCTTCAAAAAGCTTATAGACAAAAGCCTGGACTGTTTATTATAAACCTTTATATGCTTGCAAAAACAGATGAACTGGTTAATATTTTCACGCCAGCACCCATGGTTGAAAAAACAAAAGCTGTAAATATTTTAAAAAGCATAGATCCTGTAAACTCCAATAAATACAATAAAATATTAGAATCTAAGTAA
- the coaBC gene encoding bifunctional phosphopantothenoylcysteine decarboxylase/phosphopantothenate--cysteine ligase CoaBC: MKNKKIILGISGGIAAYKAPFLIRLFKKAGASVKVVCTKNALEFVTTPVLETLSEDSVYKDIFPKNRQYSTEHISVTDNADIMIVAPATANIIGKFASGIADDALSTTFMAFDGKTFIAPAMNDKMWKSAVVKKNVEYLEALGNKILYPEEGDLACGSKGVGRMMEPQQIFEAVQDYLKKNKSFAGKKVLITAGPTYEKIDPVRFIGNYSSGKMGFALANEFVKRGAEVNLVSGPVSLKADDGVNTVFVESAQQMFKSCKTFFQKSDILIMAAAVADFRPAETASKKIKKTDALNFNINLVPNEDILAYFGKIKKNKIIVGFALETNDEIKNAQKKLKTKNADIIVLNSLNDKGSGFGYDTNQITLIDKLGKIQKFPLMSKNDVATIIADEVETLIK, encoded by the coding sequence TTGAAAAATAAAAAAATCATATTAGGCATTTCTGGCGGTATTGCTGCATACAAAGCTCCTTTTCTTATAAGATTGTTTAAAAAAGCAGGAGCTAGCGTAAAAGTAGTATGCACAAAAAATGCTCTTGAATTTGTTACAACACCTGTTTTAGAAACACTTTCAGAAGATTCTGTTTATAAAGATATTTTTCCAAAAAACAGGCAATATTCAACTGAGCATATTTCTGTAACCGACAATGCTGACATTATGATTGTTGCTCCTGCAACAGCTAATATTATTGGCAAATTCGCTTCGGGTATAGCAGATGACGCTCTTTCAACAACATTTATGGCTTTTGATGGCAAAACTTTTATTGCTCCAGCTATGAATGATAAAATGTGGAAATCTGCTGTTGTTAAGAAAAATGTTGAGTATTTAGAAGCGCTTGGAAATAAAATTTTATATCCAGAGGAAGGGGATTTAGCTTGTGGCTCTAAAGGCGTTGGGCGCATGATGGAACCGCAGCAAATTTTTGAAGCTGTTCAGGACTATTTAAAAAAAAATAAATCATTTGCAGGCAAAAAAGTATTGATTACTGCTGGTCCAACTTATGAAAAAATAGATCCTGTGCGTTTTATAGGAAATTATAGCTCTGGTAAAATGGGATTTGCTTTAGCCAATGAATTTGTAAAGCGAGGCGCAGAGGTTAATTTAGTCTCTGGTCCTGTTTCTTTAAAAGCTGATGATGGCGTAAATACAGTGTTTGTAGAAAGTGCACAGCAAATGTTTAAATCTTGTAAAACATTTTTTCAAAAATCAGATATACTTATTATGGCTGCTGCTGTAGCTGATTTTAGACCAGCAGAAACAGCTTCTAAGAAAATTAAAAAAACTGATGCTTTAAACTTTAATATCAATTTAGTTCCAAACGAGGATATCTTAGCTTATTTCGGAAAAATCAAAAAAAACAAAATAATAGTTGGTTTTGCTCTTGAAACTAATGATGAAATAAAAAACGCACAAAAAAAATTAAAAACTAAAAACGCAGATATTATTGTGCTAAATTCGCTAAATGACAAGGGAAGCGGCTTTGGCTACGATACAAATCAAATTACGCTTATTGATAAATTAGGGAAAATTCAAAAATTTCCATTGATGAGTAAAAATGATGTTGCTACTATAATTGCAGATGAAGTCGAGACGCTTATAAAATAA
- a CDS encoding DNA-directed RNA polymerase subunit omega, translated as MEYKKVKIEPNAVTRNILEIEKPTGNIYESIMIIAKRANQISMEIKEDMQKELEKFASSTDNLEEIFENREQIDFVKSYEAIPKPTLLALNEFKQNKIHFRKAENNTEK; from the coding sequence ATGGAATACAAAAAAGTAAAAATTGAACCAAACGCAGTTACAAGAAATATCCTTGAAATCGAAAAGCCAACAGGTAATATTTACGAAAGTATTATGATTATTGCTAAGAGAGCAAATCAGATTTCAATGGAGATAAAAGAAGACATGCAAAAAGAATTGGAAAAATTTGCATCTTCAACAGATAATTTGGAAGAGATTTTTGAAAATCGCGAGCAAATAGATTTCGTAAAAAGCTATGAAGCTATTCCAAAGCCAACTTTGCTAGCGTTAAATGAATTCAAACAAAATAAAATTCATTTCCGCAAAGCTGAAAATAACACAGAAAAATAA
- the bamD gene encoding outer membrane protein assembly factor BamD: MKIYKFIILILFVSLSLSCSKYDKLLKNGTLKERLEAANNYYDKSNYFKALQLYDQLIVELRGSADFEEAYYKYCYCNYNQEQYMAAAYYFKQLAKTLPNGKYAEEALYMAAYCLYLESADAELDQTSTHNALNEFQLFVNKYPESKRIQDCNDIMDQLRFKLETKDYNTAYLYFKIEEYKAAVIAFKNLIKDYPATIYKEQAAYYILKSQYNYALGSILSKKKERFDEAANYCDMFKTQYPNSKYYNEAEVLDNKIKQQLKKLN; this comes from the coding sequence ATGAAAATTTATAAATTTATAATTCTTATTTTATTTGTATCGCTGAGTCTTTCTTGTAGCAAATATGATAAGCTATTGAAAAATGGCACGTTAAAAGAACGGCTAGAAGCAGCAAATAATTATTACGATAAAAGCAATTACTTTAAAGCTTTGCAATTGTATGATCAGTTGATTGTAGAGTTGCGAGGCAGTGCCGATTTTGAAGAAGCATATTATAAATATTGTTATTGCAATTATAATCAAGAGCAATATATGGCGGCAGCGTATTATTTTAAGCAACTTGCAAAAACATTGCCCAACGGTAAATATGCAGAAGAAGCATTGTATATGGCTGCATATTGCTTGTATTTAGAATCTGCTGACGCCGAATTAGACCAAACTTCTACGCATAATGCTTTAAATGAATTTCAATTGTTTGTGAATAAATATCCAGAGAGCAAACGCATCCAAGATTGCAATGATATTATGGATCAATTGAGATTTAAGTTGGAAACAAAAGATTATAATACAGCATATTTATATTTCAAAATAGAAGAATATAAAGCCGCTGTAATTGCATTTAAAAATTTAATAAAAGATTATCCTGCTACAATATATAAAGAACAAGCCGCTTACTATATTTTAAAATCGCAGTACAACTATGCACTTGGGAGTATTTTGAGCAAGAAAAAAGAGCGTTTTGATGAAGCTGCAAATTATTGTGATATGTTTAAAACACAATATCCAAATTCAAAATATTATAATGAAGCAGAGGTATTAGATAATAAAATTAAACAGCAACTAAAAAAACTCAATTGA
- a CDS encoding valine--tRNA ligase gives MEISAKYNPSESEGKWYSYWMEKGFFRSVPDERKPYTIVIPPPNVTGVLHMGHMLNNTLQDVLVRRARMNGFNACWVPGTDHASIATEAKVVAKLKAEGIDKQSLTRDEFLKHAWEWKEKHGGIILEQLKKLGASCDWERTAFTMDKSLYDSVIKVFVDLYKKGHIYKGHRMVNWDPSALTAVSDEEVIYKEQKAKLYYIKYFIENSSDFLVIATTRPETILADTAVCVNPNDERFKHLHGKKVLVPLVNRVIPVITDEYVDIEFGTGCLKITPAHDINDYLIGQKYGLDIIDIFTPDGKLNEKAQFLVGEDRFVARDKIMTLLSQAGNVEKTEDYVNNVGYSERTDVAIEPRLSEQWFLKMDELAKPALDVVLKDVIKFFPPKFKNTYRHWMENVQDWCISRQLWWGQRIPAWYLPDGKIIVAINEAEALKEAQKINPALKVTDLKQDEDVLDTWFSSWLWPISVFNGILEPENEEIKYYYPTNDLITAPDILFFWVARMIIAGLEYRNEIPFKNVYFTGTVRDKIGRKMSKSLGNSPDPIELMNQYGADGVRVGMLLSSPAGNDLLFDESLCEQGRNFANKIWNAFRLVKGWNVDENIKQPESSLLSINWFEHKLNYTLKQIDEQFNDFRISEALMSVYKLIWDDFCSWYLELIKPAFGSPIDKITYEKTIDFFDKIVRILHPFMPFITEEIWQKIKQRSDNESVMISKMPNDFSFDENNINEFELVKEIIIAIRSYRNDKGIAMRDMIDVMYSPVHHKDTIEKYSSLIIKLANLNSFNFTKEKPEKSFAVLVRTEELIFQIGDSVDIEAEIEKIKKELDYTKGFLESVRKKLSNERFVNGAPKQVIENERKKEQDALAKISLLEKALKEL, from the coding sequence ATGGAAATTTCTGCGAAATATAACCCTTCTGAAAGTGAAGGAAAATGGTATTCTTATTGGATGGAAAAAGGATTTTTTCGCTCTGTGCCTGACGAAAGAAAGCCATACACAATTGTAATTCCGCCACCAAATGTAACCGGTGTTTTACACATGGGGCACATGCTTAATAATACTTTGCAAGATGTTTTAGTTCGCAGGGCAAGGATGAATGGCTTTAATGCTTGCTGGGTTCCGGGAACCGACCATGCTTCTATCGCAACAGAAGCAAAAGTTGTTGCAAAGCTAAAGGCAGAAGGCATTGATAAGCAATCTTTAACTCGCGATGAGTTTTTAAAACATGCGTGGGAATGGAAAGAAAAGCATGGCGGAATAATTTTAGAGCAGTTGAAAAAATTAGGTGCCTCATGCGATTGGGAAAGAACGGCTTTCACCATGGATAAATCGCTTTATGACTCTGTTATAAAAGTTTTTGTAGATCTTTATAAAAAAGGACATATTTACAAAGGTCATCGCATGGTGAATTGGGACCCAAGCGCATTGACAGCTGTAAGCGATGAAGAGGTAATATATAAAGAGCAAAAAGCAAAATTATATTACATAAAATATTTCATTGAAAACAGCAGCGATTTTTTAGTAATTGCAACTACGCGTCCTGAGACAATTTTAGCTGATACAGCGGTTTGCGTAAATCCAAATGATGAGAGATTTAAGCATTTACACGGGAAAAAAGTTTTAGTGCCTCTTGTAAATAGAGTAATTCCCGTTATTACAGACGAATATGTTGATATTGAATTTGGAACAGGATGCTTGAAAATCACTCCAGCACACGATATAAACGACTATTTAATAGGACAGAAATACGGATTGGACATAATAGATATTTTTACTCCTGACGGAAAATTAAATGAAAAAGCCCAATTCCTTGTTGGTGAAGACCGCTTTGTAGCAAGAGATAAAATAATGACCTTGCTAAGTCAAGCTGGCAATGTGGAAAAAACAGAAGATTATGTAAATAATGTTGGATATAGCGAGCGAACAGATGTAGCAATAGAGCCAAGATTAAGTGAGCAATGGTTCTTGAAAATGGACGAGCTTGCCAAACCAGCTTTAGATGTAGTTTTAAAAGATGTAATAAAATTTTTCCCACCAAAGTTTAAAAATACATATCGCCACTGGATGGAAAATGTGCAAGATTGGTGTATATCTAGGCAATTGTGGTGGGGACAAAGAATTCCTGCGTGGTATTTGCCAGATGGAAAAATTATTGTTGCAATTAATGAGGCAGAAGCGTTAAAAGAAGCTCAAAAAATAAATCCAGCTCTTAAAGTTACAGATTTAAAGCAAGACGAAGATGTGCTTGACACGTGGTTTAGCAGTTGGCTTTGGCCTATTAGCGTTTTCAATGGAATTTTAGAGCCAGAAAATGAAGAAATAAAATATTATTATCCTACAAATGATTTAATTACAGCCCCAGATATTTTATTTTTCTGGGTTGCTAGAATGATTATTGCTGGCTTGGAATATAGAAATGAAATTCCTTTTAAAAATGTTTATTTTACAGGAACTGTAAGAGACAAAATAGGCAGGAAAATGAGCAAATCGCTTGGAAACAGCCCAGATCCTATTGAGTTGATGAATCAATATGGTGCAGATGGTGTTAGAGTAGGGATGCTGTTGAGCTCTCCAGCAGGAAATGATTTGCTGTTTGATGAGTCTTTATGCGAGCAAGGACGTAATTTTGCAAATAAAATTTGGAATGCTTTTAGGTTAGTTAAAGGCTGGAATGTTGATGAAAACATTAAGCAGCCAGAATCTTCTTTGCTTTCAATAAATTGGTTTGAGCATAAATTAAACTATACTTTAAAGCAAATTGACGAACAATTCAATGATTTTCGTATTTCAGAAGCGTTAATGTCTGTATATAAGCTAATTTGGGACGATTTTTGCTCATGGTATTTAGAGTTGATAAAACCAGCTTTTGGCAGTCCAATTGACAAAATCACTTATGAAAAGACCATAGATTTCTTTGATAAAATTGTAAGAATATTGCACCCATTCATGCCTTTTATAACTGAAGAAATTTGGCAAAAAATCAAGCAACGTTCTGATAATGAATCAGTTATGATTTCAAAGATGCCAAATGATTTTTCGTTTGATGAAAATAATATCAATGAATTCGAGCTTGTAAAAGAAATAATAATTGCAATTCGCTCATATAGAAACGATAAAGGAATTGCAATGCGCGATATGATAGATGTAATGTATTCTCCGGTGCATCATAAAGATACAATTGAGAAATATTCATCGTTGATAATAAAATTGGCAAATCTAAACAGCTTTAATTTTACTAAAGAAAAACCTGAAAAATCGTTTGCTGTTTTAGTTCGAACCGAAGAATTAATTTTCCAAATAGGCGATTCAGTAGATATAGAAGCGGAAATTGAAAAAATTAAAAAGGAATTGGACTATACAAAAGGCTTTTTGGAAAGTGTAAGGAAAAAACTTTCAAATGAAAGGTTTGTAAATGGTGCTCCAAAACAGGTTATAGAAAATGAACGAAAAAAAGAACAAGATGCGCTAGCAAAAATTTCTTTGCTTGAAAAAGCGTTGAAAGAGTTGTAG
- a CDS encoding peptidylprolyl isomerase, protein MKAIINTVKGSMDVEFYENDAPNTVANFVKLAKSGFYDGLTFHRVIPNFVIQGGCPQGTGVGGPGYTIKCETSGNNQYHDRGVLSMAHAGKDTGGSQFFICHSRENTAHLDRHHTCFGKVVKGLEVIDAIRQGDEIESITIIED, encoded by the coding sequence ATGAAAGCTATTATTAATACTGTAAAAGGTTCTATGGATGTTGAGTTTTATGAAAATGATGCTCCAAACACCGTTGCAAATTTTGTTAAGCTAGCAAAAAGCGGATTTTATGATGGACTAACATTCCATAGAGTTATTCCAAACTTTGTAATACAAGGAGGCTGCCCACAGGGAACAGGCGTTGGCGGACCCGGCTATACAATAAAATGCGAAACTAGCGGCAATAATCAATATCACGATAGAGGCGTTCTTTCTATGGCTCATGCAGGAAAAGACACCGGCGGTTCTCAGTTTTTTATTTGCCATAGCAGAGAAAACACCGCACACCTAGATAGACATCACACATGCTTTGGAAAAGTTGTGAAAGGCTTAGAGGTGATTGACGCTATTAGACAAGGTGATGAAATCGAAAGCATAACAATTATTGAAGATTAA